In the genome of Criblamydia sequanensis CRIB-18, one region contains:
- a CDS encoding DUF2357 domain-containing protein, with product MSLIAYLLPEPWSLLCGNAIKIDSSKNETIVIDTLYRSLMVPFNTKIFINNVEIPSKKQSSIFTWEGKSYRRILLPIELSQDQDSKWFIELKNDNFNLSFRLSPPQYKDKIEKLKSLIRWQIDNFLELGSLKIEGDLSEEKFGCSTRRSWRVAKKFWLGDVGGNTSHQSSLLIKLARDKLLNKALSHVLKNPNKVLKRERVLQNIAKANEFDAGCLQWYIQQPGNSLREKAGHKQKLLSMSRQDNINLLENRVSKWVCDKLIHLAHAYLRDNKNYCSSDKYLEVRSFEARIKAPITQNFLNEVSSCEHHFKPNFVLMQHVHYRHIWRVYQELRNQQKIEDECWKWQTNLWCETGRQLMGAIMTLVSSKFKISLMGDSSFYLKQEQLDGFWQESPITPGPFRSDLGIIEYIDLRDGDIESYLLDWMLTLGCQQLLRQKRNDDREFLMPIWFWHATGDEVKLDEYRTRCLEALTISLPLLQANSVQTKGILISSEIEKNTPDTTLTINQVAIRWLRLTRNHENNIAILHELAEEIETFFS from the coding sequence ATGTCCTTAATTGCCTATCTTCTTCCTGAACCCTGGAGTTTGCTTTGCGGAAATGCCATCAAGATAGACTCATCTAAGAATGAAACAATCGTCATTGATACCCTTTACCGCTCCTTGATGGTGCCGTTTAATACAAAAATATTTATTAACAATGTAGAAATTCCAAGCAAGAAACAGTCCTCTATTTTTACATGGGAAGGAAAATCTTATAGAAGAATCCTACTTCCTATTGAGCTGTCTCAAGATCAAGACAGCAAGTGGTTCATTGAGCTCAAAAATGACAATTTCAATCTTTCTTTCCGATTATCCCCTCCTCAGTATAAAGATAAAATCGAGAAACTTAAATCATTAATCCGATGGCAAATAGATAATTTTCTAGAGTTAGGCTCCTTAAAAATAGAAGGTGATCTCTCTGAGGAAAAGTTTGGATGCTCTACACGTAGATCTTGGAGAGTAGCAAAAAAATTTTGGTTAGGTGACGTCGGTGGAAATACCTCTCATCAATCTAGCTTGTTGATTAAACTTGCAAGAGACAAATTGTTGAATAAGGCTCTTTCCCATGTTTTAAAAAACCCTAATAAAGTACTAAAAAGAGAAAGAGTTCTTCAAAATATCGCTAAAGCAAATGAATTTGATGCTGGTTGCCTACAATGGTACATCCAACAGCCAGGAAATTCTCTTAGGGAAAAAGCTGGACACAAACAGAAATTACTTTCCATGTCCCGCCAAGACAACATTAATCTTTTAGAAAACCGAGTCAGCAAATGGGTTTGCGATAAACTTATCCATCTAGCTCACGCCTACCTAAGGGACAATAAAAACTATTGTTCTTCAGATAAATATCTTGAAGTAAGAAGCTTTGAAGCTCGAATTAAAGCTCCTATCACCCAAAACTTCTTAAATGAAGTTTCTTCTTGTGAACATCATTTCAAACCAAACTTTGTATTAATGCAACACGTTCACTATCGTCATATTTGGAGAGTTTATCAGGAGCTTAGAAATCAACAAAAAATAGAAGACGAGTGTTGGAAATGGCAAACCAATCTTTGGTGTGAAACAGGCAGACAGTTGATGGGTGCCATAATGACATTAGTCTCTTCAAAATTTAAGATTTCCTTAATGGGAGATTCCTCCTTTTATTTAAAACAAGAACAACTGGATGGATTTTGGCAAGAATCTCCAATTACACCAGGTCCATTTAGAAGTGATTTAGGGATTATTGAATACATCGATCTTCGCGATGGTGACATCGAAAGTTATCTCTTAGATTGGATGCTTACCTTAGGGTGTCAACAACTACTTAGGCAAAAAAGGAACGATGATAGGGAATTCCTAATGCCGATTTGGTTTTGGCATGCTACCGGAGATGAAGTCAAACTTGATGAATATAGAACCCGTTGTCTCGAAGCTTTAACAATCAGCCTTCCTCTTTTGCAGGCAAATTCGGTTCAGACTAAAGGCATCCTAATTTCGAGTGAAATAGAAAAAAATACTCCAGACACAACCCTTACTATAAATCAAGTTGCTATCCGCTGGCTAAGACTCACTCGAAATCATGAAAATAATATTGCCATTTTACATGAGTTAGCGGAAGAAATAGAAACTTTTTTTAGTTAA
- a CDS encoding McrB family protein, giving the protein MFETISHTINLIIWSVSVFSGIGLIYSYLDFTKREQRLPIATMYENLETCFELKKKEYDTIFQEVEVLHEKRLERDSYVNEVNLIKTNIESSKNELIKLKAEREEQEILRAEIFRLNQEAMQLKGLISKNQEELESSFRTKEFNENQIQKFEDKLIELDIEISSKQETSKEKAKQIEIQQTLLFQLQNDTSLLDEKIINSRRDFELLQTKIEEQNEIIQENTRLAAQTEDLREIIKNLNEDRIKLNDSLEEGYLEIKSSQEALKDIKNSLKKIEEEKAEAKYELQIIRQEKESLESERNILKQECDRYSPLIKEYKDKSENKNSLEDLEKPYFAIKVDTRKKEIKEEKALSDLKTELEKRKLHYPQRLLYSFHTSLKINDVSPLVVLSGISGTGKSQLPMAYASAMGINFLNIAVQPRWDSPQDIFGFYNYLEGRYKGTDLTRALIQAEKHNRKDWTSLKFPNDYPELQDQMTLFLFDEMNLARVEYYFSEFLSKMEARRGINPQDANERLKAEITLDTGRLQQGKDMRLFVDKNVLLVGTMNEDESTHSLSDKILDRANVLRFGKPKKLISNKSNQVSSPNEHRLSHQNWDSWVRNVDELQNSICETLQEKINKINAAMEQIGRPFGHRVGQSILSYVSNYPGISSKPENISLLAFADQIEQRILPKLRNVDCRANKEHLDAIESQIPCCDFELLSSFQEASKKDYFEWNGVARE; this is encoded by the coding sequence AGAGAACAAAGACTTCCCATAGCAACCATGTATGAGAACCTCGAGACATGCTTTGAACTGAAGAAGAAAGAATACGATACGATATTCCAAGAAGTTGAGGTACTTCATGAAAAGAGACTTGAACGAGATAGTTATGTTAATGAAGTAAATTTGATAAAAACAAATATTGAATCTAGCAAAAACGAACTAATAAAACTTAAAGCTGAGCGAGAAGAACAAGAAATTTTGCGCGCAGAGATCTTTCGTTTAAATCAAGAAGCAATGCAACTAAAAGGGCTCATTTCGAAAAATCAAGAAGAACTTGAATCCTCATTTAGAACTAAAGAATTTAATGAGAACCAAATTCAAAAATTTGAGGATAAGCTAATTGAATTAGATATAGAGATTTCCTCTAAGCAAGAAACCTCAAAAGAGAAAGCTAAACAAATTGAAATTCAGCAAACGCTTCTCTTTCAATTACAAAATGATACATCATTATTAGATGAGAAAATAATTAACTCCAGAAGAGATTTCGAATTATTACAGACTAAGATTGAAGAGCAAAATGAAATAATTCAAGAAAACACGCGCCTAGCCGCTCAAACAGAAGATCTCAGAGAAATTATTAAAAACTTAAATGAAGACAGAATAAAACTTAATGATTCCCTAGAAGAGGGATACTTGGAAATCAAGTCCTCTCAAGAGGCGCTTAAAGATATAAAAAATTCCCTTAAAAAAATTGAAGAAGAAAAAGCTGAAGCAAAATACGAATTACAAATAATCAGGCAGGAAAAGGAATCTTTAGAATCTGAACGGAACATTTTAAAGCAAGAATGTGATCGTTATAGTCCTCTTATCAAGGAATATAAAGACAAATCTGAAAACAAGAACTCTCTTGAAGATCTGGAAAAACCTTATTTCGCTATAAAAGTGGATACCCGCAAGAAAGAAATTAAAGAAGAAAAAGCCCTTAGCGATCTCAAAACTGAACTTGAAAAAAGAAAATTGCACTATCCTCAACGTCTTCTCTACAGTTTCCATACAAGTTTAAAAATCAACGATGTTTCTCCTCTGGTTGTACTGTCGGGAATTAGCGGTACCGGTAAAAGCCAATTACCAATGGCGTATGCATCTGCTATGGGAATTAATTTTTTAAATATAGCTGTTCAACCTCGTTGGGATAGCCCTCAAGATATCTTCGGTTTCTATAATTATCTGGAAGGACGCTACAAAGGAACCGATCTTACAAGAGCTCTGATCCAGGCCGAGAAGCATAATCGTAAGGATTGGACAAGTCTTAAATTCCCAAATGATTATCCGGAACTTCAAGATCAAATGACATTATTTCTATTTGATGAAATGAACCTTGCCCGAGTAGAGTACTATTTCAGTGAATTTCTATCTAAAATGGAAGCTAGAAGAGGTATTAATCCCCAGGATGCTAATGAAAGGCTGAAAGCAGAAATTACTCTTGACACTGGTAGACTTCAGCAAGGTAAGGACATGCGTCTTTTTGTGGATAAGAATGTCTTGCTCGTTGGGACGATGAATGAGGATGAATCCACCCACTCACTATCTGACAAGATTCTAGACCGTGCCAATGTTCTCCGGTTTGGTAAGCCAAAGAAATTAATCTCCAATAAAAGTAATCAAGTTTCTAGTCCAAACGAACATCGTCTTTCTCATCAAAATTGGGACTCGTGGGTACGCAACGTTGATGAATTACAAAATTCTATTTGCGAAACGCTACAAGAGAAAATTAATAAGATAAATGCTGCCATGGAACAGATCGGAAGACCTTTCGGGCACCGGGTTGGTCAATCTATCTTAAGCTATGTGTCTAATTATCCAGGTATTTCCAGTAAACCGGAGAACATTAGTTTGTTGGCTTTTGCAGATCAGATTGAACAACGAATTCTTCCAAAACTTAGAAACGTTGATTGTCGGGCAAATAAAGAACATTTAGACGCTATCGAATCCCAAATACCTTGCTGTGACTTTGAACTCCTCTCTTCCTTCCAAGAAGCCTCAAAAAAAGATTATTTCGAATGGAATGGGGTAGCAAGAGAATAA